The Coprobacter tertius genome includes a region encoding these proteins:
- a CDS encoding sigma-54-dependent transcriptional regulator, producing MNKLLIIDDEPQIRKLLARMLELEGYEVYQAADCRSGLKQVSAINPEVILCDVRLPDGNGVELVTKLKKQFPLTEIILLTAHGNIPDGVQAIKNGAFDYITKGDDNNKIIPLISRAMEKAQANKREIQQEKNGSLSYSFDSILGTSKVLLNAITLARKVSATDVPVLLTGETGTGKEVFAQAIHMGSNRKSGSFVAINCSAFSKELLESEMFGHKAGSFTGALKDKKGLFEEADNGTIFLDEIGEMAFDLQAKLLRILESGEYLKIGETKPSRVNVRIIAATNRDLKKEITDNRFREDLFYRLSVFSIQLPPLRERGNDIEILARSFIESFSKRSGNLPKNMSKDFLKALYSNPWNGNIRELRNVMERSMIICEGDTLSLEDLPVEMQNEHFEEEGIKTYSEFELASMERRHISRVLQYTHGNKTETARLLKIGLTTLYRKIEEYGL from the coding sequence ATGAACAAACTTCTTATCATCGACGATGAACCGCAAATTCGTAAACTTCTGGCTCGTATGTTGGAGCTCGAAGGATATGAAGTATATCAAGCCGCCGATTGTCGATCGGGATTGAAACAAGTATCGGCTATAAACCCCGAAGTAATTCTATGCGATGTGCGGCTGCCGGATGGAAACGGTGTCGAACTGGTAACAAAATTAAAAAAACAGTTCCCGCTTACCGAAATCATTTTACTTACAGCTCACGGCAATATTCCCGATGGAGTACAGGCCATTAAAAACGGAGCCTTCGACTATATCACTAAAGGAGATGATAATAATAAAATCATTCCCCTTATTAGCAGGGCCATGGAAAAAGCGCAGGCTAACAAACGGGAAATACAACAAGAAAAAAATGGTTCATTATCCTATTCTTTCGATTCTATTTTGGGAACTTCCAAAGTATTATTAAATGCAATAACATTAGCCAGGAAAGTCTCAGCAACCGATGTCCCTGTACTTCTTACCGGAGAGACCGGCACTGGAAAAGAAGTATTCGCGCAAGCTATACATATGGGAAGCAATCGAAAATCGGGAAGTTTTGTCGCCATAAATTGTTCGGCTTTCAGTAAAGAATTGCTCGAAAGTGAAATGTTCGGCCACAAAGCAGGATCTTTTACAGGCGCTTTAAAAGATAAAAAAGGATTATTTGAAGAAGCCGACAACGGAACCATATTTCTTGATGAAATCGGAGAAATGGCTTTCGATCTGCAAGCAAAATTACTTAGGATACTCGAATCAGGAGAATATCTGAAAATCGGAGAAACGAAACCGTCACGAGTAAATGTACGCATAATCGCAGCGACCAATCGCGATTTAAAAAAAGAAATCACCGATAACCGATTTCGCGAAGATCTTTTCTATCGATTATCGGTGTTCAGCATACAATTACCACCATTGCGGGAACGGGGTAATGATATTGAAATACTCGCCCGATCTTTTATCGAGAGTTTTTCTAAACGGAGTGGGAACTTACCCAAAAATATGAGTAAAGACTTTTTGAAAGCATTATACTCCAACCCGTGGAATGGCAATATAAGAGAATTACGTAATGTAATGGAGCGTAGTATGATCATTTGTGAGGGTGATACCCTTTCGCTGGAAGATCTCCCGGTTGAAATGCAAAATGAACACTTCGAAGAAGAAGGAATAAAAACATATTCCGAGTTCGAGTTAGCCTCAATGGAAAGGAGACATATTTCACGTGTACTGCAATATACTCATGGAAATAAAACCGAGACTGCACGTTTGTTAAAAATAGGTCTTACTACTCTTTATCGGAAAATTGAAGAATACGGTTTATAA
- a CDS encoding redoxin domain-containing protein: MKSSVLFQALAFFFFSLTISAQNYDYPSYRTRNTMVLEISRIERNDTAVYLDAEVYSNPGEWVQLSSGTTLKGSVTGKIYKLVSSEGFNLDEKVIMPDSGGISFRLRFEPTDKKDIELDLREGNAPDDFVISGIRFSPPDTIGKIHCKLSGKVIDRPQSSRLILIPDGKDIRTNNYISIPIRDGKFEYDLYSDSNIAYNLLFGDEVFKGMFYETIFFAENGPVNFILYPSENDPRFIIETQNPLMLEKMGFDLKCKQKFDFSPIYSRIDSLDKIGKYESEALKALWLRYAAAGDNYAEKDKLYKERDRLEKSGEAYTPEARKLIAEGDKLRNERNAWKLRYIEENPSLASLFLLKQMCEDERSGDDLTPQIALFEKVFAKRYSGHPYSEDMQMLSQSTRLKVGEPYLDIVAPDLTGKQVRVGDCIRGKIALIDLWASWCGPCRRNSKSMIPLYLKYKDRGFTVIGIAREKGNTMAMEKAIEQDGYPWINLVELDDAGQIWLRHRLQKAAGGTFLVGTDGRILAIDPDAEEVEAVLKKNL, encoded by the coding sequence ATGAAGAGTTCTGTTTTATTCCAAGCGCTTGCTTTTTTCTTTTTTTCATTAACGATTTCGGCGCAAAATTACGACTATCCTTCTTATCGTACCCGCAATACGATGGTACTTGAAATTTCTCGTATCGAGCGTAACGATACAGCGGTGTATCTCGATGCAGAGGTTTATTCTAATCCCGGAGAGTGGGTACAGCTTTCTTCAGGAACGACCCTTAAGGGTTCGGTTACCGGTAAAATCTATAAATTGGTGAGTTCCGAGGGTTTTAATCTCGATGAAAAAGTAATTATGCCCGATAGCGGAGGTATTTCATTCCGGTTGCGTTTTGAACCGACCGATAAAAAAGACATCGAACTGGATCTCAGGGAAGGAAACGCCCCCGATGATTTTGTTATTTCGGGTATTCGTTTTTCTCCTCCGGATACGATTGGGAAAATCCATTGTAAGTTATCCGGTAAAGTGATAGATCGTCCGCAATCGAGTCGGTTGATATTGATCCCTGACGGAAAAGACATAAGGACAAACAATTATATTTCTATTCCGATTCGGGATGGAAAATTTGAATATGATTTATACAGTGATTCAAACATTGCTTATAATTTACTTTTTGGGGATGAGGTATTTAAGGGTATGTTTTATGAAACGATATTTTTTGCCGAAAACGGACCTGTAAACTTTATTCTTTATCCCAGTGAAAACGATCCGCGTTTTATTATCGAAACCCAAAATCCGCTTATGCTCGAGAAAATGGGCTTTGATCTCAAATGTAAACAGAAATTCGATTTTTCACCTATTTATTCCCGTATCGATTCATTGGATAAAATCGGGAAATATGAAAGCGAAGCTTTGAAAGCATTATGGTTGAGATATGCTGCTGCCGGAGATAATTATGCCGAAAAAGATAAATTATATAAAGAGAGGGACCGTTTAGAAAAAAGCGGAGAAGCATATACGCCGGAAGCACGTAAATTAATCGCGGAGGGAGATAAGCTAAGGAACGAGAGAAATGCGTGGAAGTTGCGATATATTGAAGAGAATCCTTCTTTAGCTTCTCTTTTTTTATTAAAACAGATGTGTGAAGATGAACGATCGGGAGATGATTTAACTCCGCAAATCGCATTGTTTGAAAAAGTATTTGCAAAACGTTATTCCGGTCATCCTTATAGTGAAGATATGCAAATGTTATCGCAAAGCACCCGTCTGAAGGTGGGTGAACCTTATCTCGATATCGTTGCCCCGGATTTAACCGGTAAACAGGTCCGAGTCGGTGATTGTATTCGGGGGAAAATTGCGTTGATCGATTTATGGGCTTCTTGGTGCGGACCGTGTAGAAGAAACTCTAAAAGTATGATACCGCTTTATCTGAAATATAAAGACCGAGGATTTACGGTTATCGGGATAGCTCGTGAAAAAGGAAATACGATGGCTATGGAAAAGGCTATAGAGCAAGATGGTTACCCGTGGATTAATCTGGTAGAATTAGATGATGCGGGACAAATTTGGCTGAGACATCGTTTGCAAAAAGCAGCCGGAGGGACATTTTTAGTGGGTACAGATGGAAGAATCTTAGCGATAGATCCGGATGCGGAAGAAGTTGAAGCGGTTTTGAAAAAGAATTTATAA